TAGTCTTGATATGATTGAAGTAGAAAGGCACATACATTGCTctcaacacacaaaaaaaaaaaacgaggcatGTTCAATGCTTTCAGGGCATTTATGAGCAGCACAATCAAGTCGACGCCGAGCATGGGATTCACACAACGCACACACTTTCTGAATATGCCAGCTGTGTCCGAGTCACAAAGGGTGGAGCAATATATAACACAAGCTGCACTGTTTCAGTCTATTTACTGCCAGAAGGAAAGCTTGTGGCAAAGCACATGAGGTTAGTGAGAAACTAAGCAAACTGTTCTTGTTTGGATCAGTTAGTAAGATCAAATTTCCCTCTTAATTTCATGCGGTTGATGTTGTAGATAACCACAAACTGGAAAATAATGGGTGAAAGACACAGTGTACACATTCAATACATTCACTTCACTGAGTACCATAAGTCTGAAAATAAAGCTATAACAGCCACTAGTGCAAAACTGAAATTATCTGTCTTTCTACTGGCCGACATGCTCAAAGTTTAGTCAGATATGCTACGCCATCCCTGTGAAGCAATTTTACATCAGGAGAAAACAACTGACCACCTGATGAGCTTTTCAGTATCCGATATTTGATTTCCAGCATACACAACAGGATTTCTCTAGTTTCTCGCAGTCATAATTGGTGACAGATGGGAAGCAGATAATAAAAAAGTTGCACATTACTACTCATAATAACTTCAGGCTTTTTTACCCAAAGGCACAGTTCGGGCATGGAATACTTTGTAGCAGGGGGACAGGGCTCTGGATAAATTTTGAACACTTTTAACAAGGCGCTGAAATCTCAGCATGAATTCTTGCATTTCATCCCTCATGAAATGTGGCCTCCTCCACTGAAAATCAAATCTGTGACCTCATACTCATCAACAGAATCCCCTCAGCACTGAGCATCCTCTTGGGCAGGTTCCAGCTGCACTGGTTGAATATTTTCACATGGGAAGCCGTAATAATTGATAATGTTTATTGTGGAGCCCTCTTCGCTTCCTTAGTGCATGCCTCTTGCTTTTCCACTCTGCTCAATACCTGCAAGACAATATAACAACACAGCTGTAGCCCAGGTCATTGAAGAATTGCTCTGGAACAGTAAGGTGTCTACTGTCGCATACTCTGCTGTTCAAGCAAATATGGCTATTGCTTGATTCATGTATGTCTGTGTTGTGTTGTATTCAAATAAAAAGAGAAATTTCCAGTAACCTTTCGGAGCATGCCTTTGGTTTAGGCCCTAATAGTCTTACAATTTTTTACCTTGAGCAGATTTTTCTATTGAACATAAGAAATTTCCAATGTACTGAAGTAAGCGTCAAGCGTTTAGAGCTCTGTAAATGTCAAAAACCAAATGTTATGATCCTGTCAATGGCTTCTACTAGGACGTGTGACGGGGACAATATTGACGCACAACTGCACTCATAAAACAGGTCCCACATGTGACGGTGAGGTGGCACTGAAAAAATGAACAAATGTAAATGACAGCATGTTTCCTCACTGATAAACCCCTTTTGCTTGTGCCGCCCATGAAGTCTCACTTGCATCTTATTTCTAGCTATGTCCCAACAATGGTGCAGGTGCGGTAATATAACGTCCTATGCATGTACAGCCTATTGAAGAAAATGTCAAAGCCAGTTGGTTATTGCTGCAATGGCTCACTTGCCACTACTTTCCTTGTGTTAGGCTGCACAAGCATGTAGTGTGCAAATGTCTGTGTGATTACAACCAAATTACAATAAATAAAATATGATAGTCGCCAGGAAAGGCATTGTTCCTCTGATATTCATGCGATCTTTCAAGTAGGCACTGCATAGAATGCTGCGTGCAATGACATTTGTAAGAGCATCAAAGACAGAAAAAAGTACAAGTAGAGAAAGAAATTAATACGTGCATACCTTGTTGCTTGTATTGATCAAGTGCTGTTCCAGCCTACAAGATCTGGGCAGGCAAGGGTTGAAGCAAagcgtaaagaaaaaaagaacagataacACAAACATTTCTTGAATAACAACAAAAACTGCAATATTTGCAGATAAAAAGCTGCAAGACAGAAATTTGAGCTAGTTGGAAAGTATGCATACTTTAGATCATCATGGAAGACTACAGCAACACGAAGAGAGGGTCATCACTTGTCCtgcatctttctctttctgttgccATTGTCTTGCATGCTGATTTAATgcgtgaaaaatgaaaaaaagcccTGCTTCTTCAAGCATTAGAAATGCTTATTGAGGAAAGTAAGTGAGGTAAAAGGATTTTAGAACATTATAATATTTAAAAGAGCCCGAAATGATGAATgtgcagaaaaacaaaaccacAGGTAATTAGCAGAACAATCAGTCCATGCAATTAAGGAAACATAATGCTATAGTTTTTGGCATCTGTTAAGAGCACTGTAAAAATTAGGATGAAAATTTCCCTCACATCTTCACAAGGGTGCTATATGAGTCATGGTTCTTGTGAGTGGGATTGAATAGCTAGTCTAGGACCACAGGACTGATTTAGGATGAAGTTTGTACAAATGAAAGACTGGTATAAATGCTTTGTCAAGATTTTTCGACCATGCTGCAGATATAAGTGAAAGCTATCAGCGATTTTTACTGTGTGCAATAGAGAACTCTCGTGCTGAAAAATGGTTGCCAGcttgcacaataaaaaaaaaactccagaAAGTGCCTACGATGTCTACAATGAGCCTTCTACATTCTTTTGCAAACAAGGATATCCGTTGGTTGAGTGATTCTTTAGAAATCACCAGTGTTGCCAGCGCTGTCCCTAAGAATGTAAGGCAACTTATGATGTAAAGTAAGAATGGATGTGAGTATGCTTGGCCTGCCATCCTTCCAAGAGGTTATGTGGTATATTAGCATAACTTAATTGCATGTCTGCTCTGCTGGACTTATATGCGTGGTACCAAAATAATAAAAATGTATAATTTCTTAACTTTCATATATATGTACCACCTTTTTTCATTATGCTGCTGAATTGAGAAAATCTCCATGAGAAAATAGGTTTTGAAGTCTGTTTTTATGGCTGATTAGTCTGAtatgataacaaaaaaaaaattgttccctCAAATGTCGTGGCTGGATATGCCCAGCAGCATGTACAAATTAATGAAAAGCCTATTTTCTCATGTTTGCTGAGGCAAAACGTGCTTTGTTTGAGTgaacccacacaaggttaacactgTCTGGTTTTTTCCTACGTGCACACTGCACACTTTAAACATCTTACAGCATCTTAAATGTCACAGACTTCAAAGGCATCTTTTATCGTTTACAATGACAAAATGGTCTAGATAACAGTGTCTGCATAGGTGGACATGTATGCTATGGTCATCAAAAACTAGTTTCATCATAACGCATCTAACCTCAAAAACCTACTACACTACCATTACTCTCCTTTAAAAGTTTCACAGTTGTACTGGCCATTTTTCTTTCCAGGGCGACACACACTTTCTGCAGCATTTCTGTTCTGCCTCATGTCTCTTATTCAAGGGATAATGGCCACCTGGATCAGGCACGAGTGCCACTGGTGGCGCTGAACTCTCCAACTACTAACTCAATGGCAGAggagaacaaaaataaaagggtGTTAGCTTTTTCACCTTCTTTTAATCTCGTTTGCTGCATGTGCTGTCAGAGGATCCTGTGTGACTAAAGACTGCTGCGTCGATGCCACAGCTGTTGGCAACGTTCTTCTGGCATCGTTTGTGCACATTCATACGGCACGCTGCATAGAAAAGAAACAAACTCATCTGCAGCTTGCCATATAGTGATTTCACCATGATGCATTAAAATGACAAGGTGAGGATATAATGAATGAAGAGGAAGCCAAAACTAGCAGGCCTATCTGAATTTCCACTGGGCAGATCCCACTACAGACAAGATCCAAGATAAGCTCCATTGCTCAATTTCAGCTACACCCATGTTTACAAACTGGGCAACATGGCAGTGCTTTACGAAGATGAACTTTCAATACACTAAATGTATCTAAACTCGAGGGTCTCAATATCAAATAATTGTTTTTCTTGTTCCCATTCTGACACCTTGCACACAATTAGCACCTTTCGCGCAATGTgctcgaaaaaaattttttcacaGCACGTACTGAAAACTGCCACAGCCATGTCTGCAGGAGACCATCAGCGCATCTGCAAGGATCTGTATAGGGGTGCACAGCTTGTATGCACTAGTGAGACTCCCTCCCCTTGTAGCATGTTTGTACCCTGACCATGGGGATGGTTTCCCAATTTAGCTCAGTTGTGAGGCATTTTCTCAAGCAGGTTATGTCCCGGAAGGTTCTCACATTGCATTGTATGATATGTATGGCATGGTGTGCGTTGTACAGAGTAGTGTCACAATCTATCGGTTGAGGTACAACAATGAAGGTAGGAGCAACTGCAACACCAAGAAAGGGAATGCATTTTCCTATGAAGACAATATGGCTAGGTCACTGGTCCTGATACTGTTATCCTAGGTGTAACAGTACCATTTTCATTCACTAAACATGTTGCGTTAGCTCAGTGCTCTTGCTAATTGTGCTGAGACAAAGCCATATCTATGGTAtgttttctgcaataataaaataTATACAAATGATAAACAAAGAGACTAAATGCATGCAGCTGTATATAACACACGCTACCTTTGCAGTGAACTCCTTGCTCAGTCAGGCCAGCTAGCAACGTCCCACAGTGGTCGCAGAAGGTTGGCTGTCTGAAGCTTCGCACAGAAAACTGGTGCGGGTTGTTTATGATGAGATGGCTTCCAGTAGCCAACTGCAACATGTAGACACCATTTTAGTCTTGTCCAATGGGCATTGCATTTTTATAAATGGCTGGCTCATACATTCTTTCCTCTGTTGTGCTTATACTTTGCCTGTTATATCATACAGGTTGCAACTCATGCTTCTGAAGTAATTACTGTTTGCATATTGATAATGCATGTTCCCTTTAAACTAGAGCACCATGTACATCATGTGTTGTAGTCCAAATGAGTCAGCTCGTATGCTGTTGTTTGAAAGCACCGCTCTGCACATTGTCAGGCATGTGGCGCAAATGATCATGGCACTTTTTAACACCATAGTATGTTCGTCATATTCCTTTGGAAGGAATACGAATTGATTGAACATAACACCATGAAGAAGGCAGCCCTATGAATAACTTTCCAAAACAGCTGGTCATGGTGAAATTAAGTTCCAGAATATTGCAATAAAGATATACTGTAGGAATTTTGCAGCACGTTTTACCTGCTACCTGCAATTGGCAAGAAACTCATCTGGCTGCAGGAGCTGCACCAAGATACTATTTCTATTCTGGGGCAAAAAATGATCCTCTATGTTTTAGGGGGGCGCATCAGGACAGTCCCTTGCATGGTGGCAGGTGGGGGAGAGGGGCAAGAGAAAAtatagggggaggggggcacccTCACCGTTTTTTAGCGATGCCCCTGTGTAGCTTACAAAGATAATTCTAGCAGAAATATTTAATACAATGTAAGGCTTCCTTAGCCATTGCTTCTCTGTCTCAAGTGCTTTTTAATCTGTAAACTCCATTGACTGCAAAGACCTTTGAGCTTGTGTGTTTATTATCTGAACTAATATGGGGGGGAAGTGAACACGGTTAATATCCCCGCTTTGTAATTCGATTGTTAGACGGTGTCACGccctcattcattcatttgcacCATTAGGAGGTAGCTGGCAGATGACTCAACATGACAAACCACTGGATCATGTGTGCTAACACTTAAATCAgtgaaagaagaagcaaagcttTTCAGTGCCACAGTACAGCCTTCGTATACATGCTCACCTCGTTATCGATGATTTCCCTTGTATTTGCACATCTGGTGATCACTAGCATGTGACATCTCTTGTGAACTACACACGTGCAGGCTGCATAGGAACCAAAACGAAATGATGGTTTGCATTCCTCTTTCTCAGCGCATATTTTATCACCTCCTcctaaaaattaggaaaacattGGGCCCTTTTGGATGGCCTCTGCCAACTTgcatatttttcattttcttttgctccCTTTATTCTGTGTTTCCTATATCCACAATTGATATTGTAGAAAGCAGTGAGTCCCATGATATCTATTAACTTCAGCAACAGCACAACTATGGCCCCTCTCACTATGAaacctgaaaaagaaaaggaaatatggGACAAGAATGTCTAGAAAGGTGATGCTTTGTTTTGTATGTGCTTGCCCATCTTTATATGAATGTAACCACTATCCTTTTGCGAAAGTCACTTTTATTTTTAAGGGCTTCTGAAAATTGACCTAAGtttattccactgaaatatgCAAATACATAAAATGATGTGTTACTACCCAAATACATAAATTTTACTTAAGCACAGATTTTGTTTGTTGGTAGCTATATATAGTTGCACCTATTACTCTGAAGCAAGTAAACGGCAGAGACTATGTAATCATGTAGCTGCAGTACTTGATTGTGtgagcaaaaaataataaaatgataGGAGCACAGAAAGACAACCGAGCCGAACAAGAACTGTGTTCCTGTGCGTTACATTTGCACTGCAGCTAAATGAATACAACATGGCAGTTCCGACTTTCCATATTTTACTCTGGGTGAAGGTCCTTGATCTCAAAACCAAAGTAAAACAATGTCAAGCCTAACAGTGCCCTCAAGAAGCTACTGTAACAGCCTTTCAAAGATCACTCTAAAGTTCGCTTCCCCAGAGGTGCACATGTCGTGACGCAGAATGTGGTCACATGGGACCAGAACATTACGACATTCTGGCGCTAACTCTGCCTCTCTCAGTCATTTGCTATGATGCTACACGTTGCAAGCCTGATGTAGCAGCCATATCAGCATAGCAGACGACCAAGTGAGCCACAGCGAGTGCCAAAACGTTAAAATGTTCTGCTCTCAGGCACGACACGTACACCTTCAGGGAAGCAAAATTCAGagttgtttgtaaaaaaaaatattaacataAAATATTTAGGAAGCTCTAAGGCTTGCTATATTTTTCCTATGGGTTTAAGAATGAGGATAACCTTAAGGTAAATAAAAATGGCAAGTCAACATAGTCATGTCAGACTTTCTTTAAAGGCATGAGAAAAGAAACGTAATGGTTTTTCAAGTACGATGAGGCTAGTTACCTTTGCACTGGTAGCCTTGCTTTCCAATGCCCCTGGAAAATCGAACAGGAAAAAATGGCACAATGTATATTACAGTTATTATTGCAACATCAGCATCTTAGCGTCAAAAAACTCTTCAGTAAGGTATTATGAGATGCATAAAGCTTTGCTGCGAGTAACAAGAAGAAAATAATGTGCCAGGCTGACACAAAACCTGTAAGTAATGATGCCTTGATGCAGTAGGAAGTCTTAGATCACTATCTCTCGAAtgagcacattttcttttttttcttgtttgagcAAATGCAAGTCTCAGTACATTTGCCTTACCAagactatttttctttcttttttttgaagcgCAAGAAAAACAATAGGGCAAGCTCACTGCAATGAGAGACATAACCTATAAATATAGGTGTCACAGGCAACTGAAGTCATGCGTGTGTACAGTGACCACTTTTATAGTCGTGTCCAGGCATATTTAAAATCAGGTCAGTTTGTTCACAAGAATCATGCTAAAAACAGATACATATTCATACGCAAACAAAGTAAAATGGTGGAAGCTGACAAGGCAAGTGATTTTAATTCTAAGCAAATTCCAGCTGTAACACCAAAATATGTTAAGCACAGGTATGCCTAAATTGGGTAACGGGTATACCTTTACGGAAATATTTCAAAGAAACTGTGCAGAAGAATGTTCGGGGCCCGTAACAACTTGGAGTCTTCAAATTTCAGTTACATGACAAGCCTCTCACCATATGAAACCATGGCAACGGGAGCAGAAGCTGGGCTGCCGCAGAAGTGTGGCCACAAACTTGTGGCCATTGATCTCGTGAACCTTTCCTCGAGCAGGGTTCTGGCGTTGGATAAGGGCGTGTCGCTCTTTGGACTCATGTTGGCACTCCTCCACCACATTCTCATCTGCACGTAAGGCAAGACTTGATGGACATGGCAGATATGCTGCCCATAGCACCTAGGCAAGTATCCACTAATTGAGAGTTACCGATGCTTAAGCATGGTACAAACGTATGGAAAGTCAGAaacaatgataataataatgctgatgatgatgcaacAGACTTATTTTGATAAAGTAGGAAGCTGAGCAACAATGAAGCCGTTCATGGTCTTGTACAGTAATCAGCCGATAGGCCACTGACcaagcaaaaatgaaaagaagggAGAGTCACAATAACATCACAgataatatattttttctttgataTGGGGTTCGTGTAAATGCATTGTGAGGGGTGTTACCACGTGAGAAACAAAGCGTTAGGATGTGCAAGCAAAGAGCGAGACTACTATGTGGAACTAACTAAAAGACACAGAAACGAAGTACTGAAGGCATGGGACAAACTTTGTGAATATGCACGTCACAATTAAGCATCGGTCGTTTCTGTTTCACTTAAAGGGCGCGTTATATTACTTCTAAGATAAAGTCTAAAAGTGCACATGGCTATAGGTCACGGTGCACCTCTCATCGCTTTGCAAATAACTGTATGTGCCAAGACTGCATATCAGATAGAGTAATTTTGTGCCACAGTTTGTTCACAATTGTGTGATATTTGCCCCAAATTTCCATGGTGTTGAGCTATTTAGAGTGTAACTTCATCGTCTAACAATGCACTGAAATATTGTTCATTTCAAATCGTAATTTCATCCCAGGATTGCGATTCATATGGGCGTCTCCTTACTTTACAGTGGAACGCCTTTATGACAAAGTCCTTGGGGCATCCAAAATCATTCGTTAAACAGGCCAATTTGTTGCAAAGGTCGTGCACCACACAGCTCACAAGAGAGATCTAA
The sequence above is a segment of the Dermacentor variabilis isolate Ectoservices chromosome 7, ASM5094787v1, whole genome shotgun sequence genome. Coding sequences within it:
- the LOC142587460 gene encoding calcium-independent protein kinase C-like, coding for MAQVMNYGALKAADDSPSYGAAGTKWAPKKSAADLSRFTGRVKVKICEATVFDAIDLQAEDVIFSRDQQADTFYVTLSVDGMFISRSNTKRKTTNLVWNEFFTADVHGARNVGFTVFHVATHNSDDLPVAKGSVTFDELVESIQNKRSGGYENDVWIDLKPGGKLHVVINLVPDENVVEECQHESKERHALIQRQNPARGKVHEINGHKFVATLLRQPSFCSRCHGFIWGIGKQGYQCKACTCVVHKRCHMLVITRCANTREIIDNELATGSHLIINNPHQFSVRSFRQPTFCDHCGTLLAGLTEQGVHCKACRMNVHKRCQKNVANSCGIDAAVFSHTGSSDSTCSKRD